A window from Thermodesulfobacteriota bacterium encodes these proteins:
- a CDS encoding 2-oxoglutarate dehydrogenase E1 component translates to MDISHIFHGPNSGYVLELYERYLRDPGSVDSSTRAIFDKMRPEIYEEKPSEITQHDIEKIVATANLAQAIRAFGHLAADIDPLGTTPPGDPSLELSTHGLTPEDLVQLPSSLIGKPISDKTDNAYDAIGELRKIYSSKIGYDYYHINSLEERRWLREAAETGRFRPPIDPINEKLLLENLTKVEVLEKFLHRIFPGKFRFSIEGVDMLVPILNEIVGIAAETGIRHIFMGMAHRGRLNVMHHVMTKSYRGSLIKFKDPILERDFRDYMGWTGDVKYHEGARHAIKNGREIEMQITLSPNPSHLESVNPVVEGMARAAGTSVNAGGKPKFDPEVSLPIIVHGDAAFPGQGIVSETLNMCRLPGYTTGGTIHVITNNQLGYTALPNESRSTIYASDLAKGFEIPIVHVNADDPDACIECARLAFAYQNKFGKDFLIDLVGYRRHGHNEADEPAFTQPEMYKIIDDHPTVREIWAETLAERNLIGKDEADELVNKYNEILHSDFESLTPQDIPEEALSERPPAGAAQKTITSVPAEALKELNASLLKLPEGFTINPKLKRGRERRETALANIDEKTIDWAMAEELAFASILADGTSIRFTGQDAERGTFSHRHAVLHDFNTGETYAPLQHIPQSKAAFEILNSPLTENACIGFEYGYNIQAPDRLVIWEAQYGDFINGAQTIIDEYVVSARAKWGQTPSLVLLLPHAYEGQGPDHSSGRMGRFLDSAAEVNMRIANCTSSGQYFHLLRRQAGVLEIDPLPLIVMTPKSLLRNPLIFSSLRELSEGTWQPVIDDGMSDKEAKSVKRLILCSGKVYIDVIASELRKQHAKDVAIARLEQLYPVPTTLLQKVLSRYPKLTDVVWLQEEPENMGAWMFIYPFLRKFIKGSVPLHFIGRRRNSSPAEGTASMHKVNQEALIRQAFMIGKQLPNIDELGITWVKNV, encoded by the coding sequence ATGGATATTTCACATATTTTTCACGGACCTAACTCAGGTTATGTGCTTGAGCTTTATGAGCGTTATCTCAGGGACCCGGGCTCTGTCGACTCATCCACGAGAGCGATATTCGACAAGATGCGTCCCGAGATATATGAAGAGAAACCCTCCGAGATAACCCAGCATGATATAGAGAAGATCGTTGCGACGGCGAACCTCGCTCAGGCAATCAGGGCGTTTGGCCATCTGGCCGCCGACATAGACCCTCTGGGCACCACTCCTCCCGGTGACCCTTCACTCGAGCTCTCCACACACGGACTGACCCCGGAGGACCTCGTCCAGCTCCCCTCGAGCCTGATCGGCAAACCTATCTCGGACAAGACGGACAATGCATACGACGCGATCGGGGAGCTGCGAAAAATATATTCCTCCAAGATCGGATACGATTATTATCACATTAACTCGCTCGAAGAGAGAAGATGGCTGAGGGAAGCGGCGGAAACAGGCAGGTTCAGACCGCCCATAGATCCGATCAACGAAAAACTGCTGCTCGAAAACCTTACAAAAGTTGAGGTTCTTGAAAAGTTCCTCCACAGGATATTCCCCGGGAAGTTCCGTTTCTCGATAGAAGGCGTGGACATGCTGGTCCCAATCCTGAACGAGATCGTCGGGATAGCGGCCGAGACGGGTATACGCCACATATTCATGGGCATGGCTCACAGGGGCCGCCTGAACGTCATGCACCACGTCATGACCAAGAGCTACAGAGGGTCGCTGATCAAGTTCAAAGACCCGATACTGGAGCGGGACTTCAGGGACTACATGGGCTGGACGGGCGACGTGAAATACCACGAGGGCGCGCGCCACGCAATAAAGAACGGAAGAGAAATAGAAATGCAGATCACGCTCTCACCGAACCCGAGTCACCTGGAATCGGTGAACCCGGTCGTGGAGGGAATGGCGAGGGCGGCCGGAACGTCCGTCAACGCCGGCGGAAAGCCGAAATTCGACCCCGAAGTATCGCTCCCTATAATCGTGCACGGGGACGCCGCGTTCCCGGGCCAGGGAATCGTGTCCGAAACGCTAAATATGTGCAGGCTCCCCGGTTACACCACAGGCGGGACGATCCACGTAATCACGAACAACCAGCTCGGCTATACGGCGCTCCCGAACGAGAGCCGCAGCACCATCTACGCGAGCGACCTTGCCAAGGGCTTCGAGATACCGATAGTGCACGTGAACGCCGACGACCCCGACGCGTGCATCGAATGCGCGCGCCTTGCGTTCGCGTACCAGAACAAGTTCGGGAAGGACTTCCTCATAGATTTAGTAGGATACAGGCGGCACGGACACAACGAAGCCGACGAGCCGGCATTCACCCAGCCCGAAATGTACAAGATCATAGACGACCACCCTACGGTGAGGGAAATCTGGGCTGAAACGCTCGCGGAGAGGAATCTAATAGGAAAAGACGAAGCCGACGAGCTCGTAAACAAGTACAACGAAATACTCCACAGCGACTTCGAATCCCTGACGCCGCAGGACATTCCCGAAGAGGCCCTGTCAGAGAGACCTCCCGCAGGGGCCGCCCAGAAGACTATCACATCGGTACCAGCGGAAGCGCTCAAGGAGCTGAACGCTTCACTTCTGAAGCTCCCTGAAGGGTTCACGATCAATCCGAAGCTCAAACGCGGGAGAGAGCGCAGGGAAACCGCTCTCGCCAACATAGACGAAAAAACTATCGACTGGGCCATGGCCGAAGAGCTCGCATTCGCGTCTATACTCGCCGACGGAACATCGATTCGCTTCACCGGACAGGACGCAGAGCGCGGGACGTTCAGCCACAGGCACGCGGTGCTGCACGATTTCAATACCGGGGAAACCTACGCGCCGCTCCAGCACATACCGCAGTCGAAGGCGGCTTTCGAGATACTGAACAGTCCTCTTACCGAAAACGCATGCATCGGGTTCGAATACGGATACAACATACAGGCGCCCGACAGGCTGGTCATATGGGAAGCTCAGTACGGGGATTTCATAAACGGCGCACAGACCATAATAGACGAGTACGTAGTCTCGGCAAGGGCCAAGTGGGGGCAGACCCCTTCGCTCGTCCTTCTTCTCCCTCACGCATATGAGGGCCAGGGGCCCGACCATTCGAGCGGCCGCATGGGGAGGTTCCTCGATTCGGCGGCGGAGGTCAACATGCGCATCGCGAACTGCACATCTTCGGGACAGTATTTCCACCTCTTGAGGAGACAGGCCGGGGTGCTCGAGATCGACCCCCTGCCCCTGATAGTGATGACGCCCAAGAGCCTCTTGCGGAACCCGCTCATCTTCTCATCGCTCCGGGAGCTGTCCGAAGGCACATGGCAGCCTGTCATAGACGACGGGATGAGCGACAAAGAGGCGAAGTCCGTGAAGAGGCTCATACTCTGCAGCGGCAAGGTCTACATAGATGTCATCGCGAGCGAGCTGAGAAAGCAGCACGCGAAAGACGTCGCGATCGCCAGGCTCGAGCAGCTGTACCCGGTCCCGACGACACTTCTACAGAAAGTGCTGAGCAGGTATCCAAAGCTCACTGATGTCGTATGGCTCCAGGAAGAGCCCGAGAACATGGGGGCATGGATGTTCATATATCCGTTCCTGAGAAAATTCATAAAGGGGAGCGTCCCGCTGCATTTCATAGGGAGGCGCAGGAACTCGAGTCCGGCCGAAGGGACGGCTTCGATGCATAAAGTGAACCAGGAAGCGCTGATAAGGCAGGCGTTCATGATCGGGAAGCAGCTTCCCAACATCGACGAACTGGGAATTACTTGGGTAAAAAACGTCTAA
- a CDS encoding thiamine pyrophosphate-dependent enzyme, producing MTMQTHIKTFTPARPIWCAGCGDFAVQGVLEKSLHKMGIPPHKLMLLAGIGCSGTIQNNLPCYGYHALHGRVLPAAIGAKLANPDLTVIAAGGDGDGYAIGAGHLVHTFKSNPSIMYVVMNNCNYGLTKGQASPTSPIGYHDNPESGMDSILLGLSFPSATFIARGFSGNPEQLERLMEAALDHTESRKGFAFLEVLSPCVTYYDTHREWRARVYNVDEEEGYDPADRSMAFQRCLKLRDEGRIPIGRIFKGVHPSLESLTLNKAELPPAQQKVGHEGHREQYDKFINSYMG from the coding sequence ATGACAATGCAAACCCATATTAAGACGTTTACGCCTGCGAGACCTATATGGTGCGCAGGCTGCGGCGACTTCGCGGTCCAGGGAGTCCTCGAGAAATCTCTTCACAAGATGGGCATACCTCCCCACAAACTCATGCTGCTTGCCGGAATTGGGTGCTCGGGAACCATTCAAAACAACCTCCCCTGTTACGGGTACCATGCGCTTCACGGGAGGGTATTGCCCGCGGCCATAGGAGCGAAGCTGGCCAACCCCGATCTCACGGTCATAGCCGCTGGGGGGGACGGCGACGGATACGCCATAGGAGCGGGCCATCTCGTACATACATTCAAGAGCAACCCGAGCATTATGTATGTGGTCATGAACAACTGTAATTACGGCCTCACAAAAGGCCAGGCGTCGCCCACGAGCCCGATCGGGTACCACGACAACCCGGAATCCGGCATGGATTCGATACTCCTGGGCTTAAGCTTCCCTTCGGCTACGTTCATCGCCAGAGGATTCAGCGGCAATCCCGAGCAGCTCGAAAGACTGATGGAGGCCGCGCTCGATCATACCGAATCGAGGAAAGGGTTCGCATTCCTGGAGGTCCTTTCGCCGTGCGTGACTTATTATGACACTCACAGGGAATGGCGCGCCAGGGTTTACAACGTAGACGAAGAGGAAGGCTACGACCCTGCTGACCGCTCCATGGCGTTCCAGAGGTGCCTCAAGCTGAGAGACGAGGGACGCATACCTATAGGACGCATTTTCAAAGGGGTGCACCCTTCGCTCGAATCACTGACCCTGAATAAGGCAGAGCTCCCGCCTGCGCAACAAAAAGTCGGACACGAGGGACACAGGGAGCAGTACGACAAATTCATTAATTCCTACATGGGATAA
- the odhB gene encoding 2-oxoglutarate dehydrogenase complex dihydrolipoyllysine-residue succinyltransferase: MSINITVPELGESVVEATVVRWFKSEGDPVKIGEALVELETEKANFEVAAEKEGILRSIVKKNGEDVEVGEVLGIIEEGKAGAAPGPKEAPKPAAEAKEEIRKTPEAAEAERATPVAKRIAEEKQIDLGKVEGTGPSGRITKEDVEAYVGKEAEEAARAEIPEVEPVRGKAPALLEAKEATVLRISRDSREERIKMSRRRRTIARRMLEATQSTAMLTTFNEIDMGAVMELRRRRKESFKEKFGVGLGLNSFFVKAAIGALKEFPQINAEIDGDDMIIKHYYDIGVAIGATEGLVVPVLRNADSMSFAAIEKAIKDFAQRAEDNTLSLEEIMGGTFTITNGGVFGSLMSTPILNPPQSGILGLHKIEDRAVVANGSVAIRPMMYVALSYDHRIVDGREAVLFLVRVKELIEDPESLLLEG, translated from the coding sequence ATGTCCATAAACATCACCGTACCCGAACTGGGAGAATCCGTTGTAGAAGCGACCGTCGTTAGATGGTTCAAGTCAGAAGGGGACCCCGTGAAGATAGGGGAGGCGCTCGTCGAGCTCGAAACCGAGAAAGCTAACTTCGAGGTCGCGGCGGAGAAGGAAGGCATACTGAGGAGCATAGTCAAGAAGAACGGGGAAGACGTCGAGGTCGGTGAGGTGCTCGGTATCATCGAGGAAGGGAAAGCCGGGGCGGCGCCGGGGCCGAAGGAAGCCCCCAAGCCCGCCGCTGAAGCTAAAGAAGAAATCAGGAAGACACCAGAGGCCGCCGAAGCCGAAAGAGCGACCCCGGTTGCGAAAAGGATCGCTGAAGAAAAGCAGATAGATCTCGGCAAGGTTGAGGGCACGGGGCCGAGCGGCCGCATAACCAAGGAAGACGTCGAAGCTTACGTCGGAAAAGAGGCTGAAGAAGCAGCACGGGCAGAGATACCCGAGGTCGAGCCGGTGAGGGGCAAAGCCCCGGCGCTCCTCGAGGCGAAGGAGGCTACGGTTCTCCGCATCTCCAGGGACTCGCGCGAGGAGCGCATCAAGATGTCCAGGAGGAGACGGACCATCGCCCGGCGGATGCTGGAAGCCACACAGTCTACAGCCATGCTCACCACGTTCAACGAGATCGACATGGGCGCCGTCATGGAGCTCCGCAGGCGGAGGAAAGAATCCTTCAAGGAGAAATTCGGGGTCGGGCTCGGATTGAATTCGTTCTTCGTCAAAGCCGCAATAGGGGCGCTCAAGGAATTCCCGCAGATAAATGCAGAGATAGACGGCGACGACATGATAATCAAGCATTATTACGATATAGGCGTGGCGATAGGAGCGACAGAAGGGCTCGTAGTCCCGGTGCTGAGGAATGCCGACAGCATGTCGTTCGCCGCGATCGAGAAGGCGATCAAGGACTTCGCACAGAGAGCTGAGGACAATACGCTCTCTCTCGAAGAGATAATGGGCGGCACCTTTACGATCACGAACGGCGGCGTGTTCGGCTCGCTCATGAGCACCCCGATACTTAACCCGCCGCAGTCGGGTATCCTCGGGCTTCACAAGATCGAAGACAGAGCCGTCGTGGCAAACGGCTCCGTAGCCATAAGGCCGATGATGTACGTCGCGCTCAGCTACGACCACAGGATCGTGGACGGACGCGAAGCCGTGCTCTTCCTGGTCAGGGTCAAAGAGCTTATCGAGGACCCGGAATCCCTCCTCCTTGAAGGTTAA